TAACTGTGGGGCTTAAATAGTTGCGGTGTGGTGTGGGAGAGTGTTTTTCTTCTGTTCGTAGTGGTGTGATGATGGGTTGAGGTTTTGACTTTTGAGAGAAGTTGTTTTTCGGTGTGACAAGTCTTACAGGTAGGGAAACATGGAAATTGTGTTGCTGAAATTATGTGTTTTTTGTGGTAACAGGAATCAACAATAGGGGCAGCATTCTTTTCGCAGACACTGGCAGTAAATGATGCAACGGTGAAGTTTGAGATTTGGGACACGGCAGGACAAGAGAGGTACCATAGCTTAGCTCCCATGTATTACAGAGGCGCTGCTGCTGCTATCATTGTCTATGACATCACTAGCTTGGTATGATATCTTTGCCTTTGGATATCTCTGAATACCTATTTATATTGGCAATATCTGGGACACACTGACCGTAATACTAAATAGCATGCTATATTAGAGTGGCCATGGTTCCTTATGTGATTCAAATACTGGAGTGATTTTTAATGGTGGTTGCTTTCTGTCTGTTATTGTGGTGTTACCACGATATCAGCTctaaaaaccaatttttacCCCTGAAATGTTATTGCTTTAGTATTTTTGGATAAAATTCCACCAAAGGTTACCTTTGTTTTGGCTTCTGATCCTTCACACTTTACCAGACTATTTTTCTTTcctgttttcttttctttcttcttagcATAGACTTCCCAGTTCACATCTTGTTGATTTTAATCTAACTTATGTTCTTTTGCTATTGATATAGCCaccatcttttattttgttgactCCATTACTATGTTTCTATTGCTCATAGATTTATGGTGATTGTGTATGTAACTTGTGACTTattatttgtcatatttttatagttttgagtttgttttgttttttgagtATTTATGTGTACACTCTAAACTGTTTTGTTtgtactaaaatatttaaaatagtggTCATTCTTCTCCATTCTAGCATTTCAAAAGGTTGACCGTCATGCAGCACTATCCTAGATTGATAACTAGGATACCCGCTaattttttgattaatttgatgCTTCTGTTTCTTCTTGTATCTGTacactttatatataatatgtaaaattattggTTTTGCGGGACAATGAAAAAATTGTGACCCACATGTCCTGGTTGGCTGgtctcaattttttatttgttctgtTGAGTTATGTGCATAAGCAAGTGCTTCTTTTGCCTCATTTCATAGGTCTAGTGTATATATTTCTGGACTGATGTTAAACTTACTGTCTTCAGTGATTGTCTAATTTCGTCACATCGTCGTGTTTACATCAAAAAGCATTTTTAATGAAATGGAATTTACGTATTGTGTGAATTATACCTTAAAGTGGAAATAGGGAATTGTGTATTGTGTCATGAACAATCGTTTTTATGGATTTGTGTTCGTTTCCTACATTTAAGATATTATACACTCTCGTTAGGGGATAAATGATCGGTCCCTTTTAACAAAGAACTTTGCACAAGATGTTCCCGTGCAATTCTTGTATGCACAGGTATACTTATTCTACTCCATGCTACCACTTCATGACACtaataaatgtgaaaaataagtTCAGTTAAAAGAGTTTGTTAATCACCAACTTCCTCCAAAACATGAAGAGTTCAtgaatgtttttatatttaatgcaCCTTTCACAAAAGTGTTCTATGGGCTTGAAATGTAATCAGTGCTTCCATATTTCACTGAATTCATCTTTTTAGTATGAAAGGACTCGGGGTAGTAAAGATGAAACTCCTGATCACGTAGCCTGGGTTTGATTAAGTGGTGGTTTCTGAAAAGTTACCTAAATATGTGAATAGTTGGCCGCTGGACAATGCTTCTTCAACATCAACAGggaaatttattcaattttgctTGACCCACCTCATATCCGATCCAACTCGTTATTTTTCAAGGGAGCTCTTACTTCAGGCCAAAATTGGATTCCCCAAGAATCTTAAGTTGTTAGACGAAGGACAATGAATGATTTTTACATATAACAAAATCCATTAACGCCTTGTGTAATTTTGCaaagtatgtatatatatatatatatatatatatatatatatatatatatatatatatatatatatatatatatagttgtagGGTGTGGTTTTGTATGGTGATCATTGATTGGACATTGGCgcaaaatataattgatcaaaattgcactatgaatttgtttaatattcCCAAATCTGTATAATAGATCAAATTTCATAGCAGGCTTCTTTCATTTGATTGGTAGATGCTTGTCTTTTGGTGGGGCTGAAACTCTGcgtttaatgtaattatttaacgaatttaatatgatttattctATCTTCGTTTCACAGGACTCCTTTACTCGAGCTAAGAAGTGGGTCCAAGAGCTTCAAAAACAAGgtatttttctatttgttttaaagttttaaatatgtttatttttcctgAAGTCAATTAAAGTTTATAAGTACAAAAGGatatttaatctatttattaaCTGTTTACAAACTTATGGATGAGActtatttgtaaattaattttgccACAATGTTTCAATGTTCCTTCTTAtgtctttattgtttttgtatAAGGATTTCAACGGTTGGAATTGACTTATATATTaaccatttaataaatttaactcaTACTTTATAATGGAATGGTCGAGATATGGATCAATTATACATGATATGGTGTGAGATTGTGTGCAAGAGaacattttgaaaagttttggagatttaattaatttgtttgactagacaacaattatttaataattgaaatggATATTTACTTAGACTTCCCATAAATGGGGGAGAGCCATAGTAAAATGGTAAAGCTGCGTCTTAGTGACCAGTTGGTCATGACTCAAATCCAGAAAAAAACATCTTTGGGTGCACAATGGGAAGGGTGCATACAATTACTCTCCCTCGTACCTTCACAAAAGTAGTGTCTAACATCTGCTGggcatgttaatatattttccaaaaatattaCTGACTCATCTATCAAATTCTAGGTCAACTGATAGATAATATGGGTAATGCTttagttgaaaaataaatcttcTTTTGAGGGTTCTCTctgaattattatattaaacattgATCTACTTTTGGTTTTCTCAAGGAATACTTTGTCTGTTGTAGTTGTAGTCTCGTATAGATTCACGACTTATGCTctctgttttattattatttttttgttacagGAAATCCTAATATGGTCATGGCTCTTGCTGGTAACAAAGCTGATTTGGAAGATAAGAGGAAAGTGACAGCTGAAGTAAGTAAAATTGTTTTCTAATAgtccttttatttatataatatccAACAATATTTGAATGCAATACTTTATGAATTCCGGGCCTAAACAGTAGAAAATTTGGCACATTTGGCAATTATATTCATTAGTTACCAACAGTTCTAATGCTTTTGAATCTTCAATGAGGTATTCTAGAGGAAAGTGAATCTTTCTAAAACATGAAGGCGGGGGATAAAATTCAAGGTTTTAATCAGAAAATATTTCTAATGTGAATCCATCTTTGCAAAGGTGCAAATTCTATGAACTGTTTGTGCTTTGAACGTTGTACCTATTGTGATTTAGTTTTATTTGCAGGGTTCTTGTTAATTTTCCACAGtagtaaaatttcaattttgatacaAAGAATGTGTTTAATTTACGTTTGAAACATGTTTTGATTCTTCTGTTTCGATTGGTAGCTTGCATATGTTTGTCTCGTTTCAGTTTTAAAGTACGATATAATGACATTTCTTGTTCCTATCAGTTTATTAGTTTTTGACACGATATTGCAGGAAGCACGTGTATACGCCGAAGAAAATGGTTTGTTTTTCATGGAGACCTCTGCCAAAACTGCATCCAACGTTAATGATATATTCTATGAAATAGGTCTGGTTCCATTCCTTTTTTGTCGtagtctttattttctttatcttttgatTGAATGGCTTGGAAGAAAGTTAAGAGTACATGAGTGTTTGCTGTGTGCATTTGCATTGGCTGACTCATATTTGGTGTTGTGAACAGCGAAGAGGTTACCAAGGGCCCAGCCAGCTCAGAACCCAACAGGGATGGTTCTTGTTGATAGACCCGCAGAGGGAACTAGGGCTGCATCATGTTGTTCATAGATGTTTGAGCTGTATTTGCATCCCCCAACCctttttaattaatcatgttttctGTGGTTTGTACGTACTACATACACACTTTGATGTCACTCTTATGTGGGCTGCAATTACAAAACAACTTCATGCTGCAAAATATATCCTTTCCATGTCTTCTTTGCGCCCCAGCTCACAAAACATGAATGAATCTTCACCTTTATTCCTAAGTTTCTATACACAACATTACTCATTCTTTTCATCCTTAGATTTTACTTCTCTGTCCAAAAACTTCTCTTCTTTCCCATTCATAACGTAATTAATAACCTATGTATACATTAAATAACAAATTCCAGTTAATTAAACTGAAATTGGTTTCTTTAATATTATCCTTTTAACTTTGGGATCTTTCACGAGGTAAACATTGTgattgttattatatttgtaatttcaaaattataaataatttactatCATAAACCTAAAGACCCACGACACTTCCCTTCCTACATCTCCATGATCCTCCATTTAGGTCATTAACAAAGACACACAAACATGATCCACCTTTGTTTATCCAAATACCCTTCATACCCACAGTTTCAACACCGATTCACAATCCATCACAGATCCTTCGTAAACATGCCACTGATGCACAATACAAAACAAACCATCATCTTCCTCCATAGTCTTCATCCACACCCAACCACCCAAAAGCAAAAATAGATTCATCACTACGACTAAGAGCCACCATCCTCACCCACCCGGCTTTTAACATTTCATCTTCATCAAGACCCAAACTAAACACAATCACATCCTCATCTTCTATTTGCTTCATTCATCTTCTCCTTCCACATAATATTTGAGATTAAAAGatgagaaatataattttagtggACTTAGACCTTTCTCATGTTTCAGTTATATTGATAAAGAGTTAATACATAGAAAGATAAAAGCTCAAGAGATTATCTTGGATTGCTAGGTACcataaaaatatagataacttactatttttttactttagtcCTCGATTTCATTAGCATAAAtagatttaataattattctaatgCTTCTCCCAAGCTGGATCATACATATTGTATATATCAAactcaaaactaataaattCAATATGAGGTCTTCTTAAGAACTTGACCAACATACTTGTGAGTTGATCATTTGATCCAATAAACTTagtatatatttcttttgtcaacaacttttcacgaaaaaaaatgataatcaatttttatatgtttagttctcttgtgaaacactggatttggTGTAATGTGAAGATCATTTTGATTATCACAATACATGTTTAAAGTCTGGATGTCACAGAAGTTAAGCTCTTGATTGTCAACAACTTTTTACGAACAAAATGAcgatcaatttctatatgtttagttctATTGTGAAATACAAGATTTTATGCAATGTGGAGAGCAACTTGATTATTGCAATACATCTTCGTAGTCTGGATGTCACATAAGTTAAGCTCTTGAAAAAACTGCTTGACATATATAAGTTCACACGCCATTAccctatattcagcttcagttgTTGATCGAACCactacattttatttcttactttttttataatgtttcctctaaggaaaacacaatatctaataatagaCCGTCTGTCAATAGGCAAACCTTCCCAATCTGCATTATCCAAAGACTTGAATGCTTCATCTATCTTTATATAACAATCCTTGTACGAGAGCCTTTTTAAGGTACCTTAGAATACAAATGATAACATTCCAATGGCCAACACATGGAACCTGCATGAGCTAACTAACAACTCCAACTAGtgagataaatcaattttccaaTCAGCCTCCTATATCTCTCTCAATCGAAGAATAATTCACCTTCTTCTGTCGTTAATTTCTCATTTTGGATCCATAGGTATATCTATCAGTCTGCAATCAATCATACatgtttcttgtaatatattAAGAGTATATTTCATTTGAgagattacaactccatcttttgataGAGTTACTTCAATGCCCAAGAAGTATTTAAGGTTTTCAAGATctagtttgaaaatatttacagAAGTACTCCTTCAGTTGAGATA
Above is a genomic segment from Vigna radiata var. radiata cultivar VC1973A chromosome 10, Vradiata_ver6, whole genome shotgun sequence containing:
- the LOC106776073 gene encoding ras-related protein RHN1 isoform X2, translating into MATIGHNNLNAKLVLLGDMGAGKSSLVLRFVKGQFLEFQESTIGAAFFSQTLAVNDATVKFEIWDTAGQERYHSLAPMYYRGAAAAIIVYDITSLDSFTRAKKWVQELQKQGNPNMVMALAGNKADLEDKRKVTAEEARVYAEENGLFFMETSAKTASNVNDIFYEIAKRLPRAQPAQNPTGMVLVDRPAEGTRAASCCS
- the LOC106776073 gene encoding ras-related protein RHN1 isoform X1, yielding MATIGHNNLNAKLVDPSTPFRFPLFLSQYFVSDDLFLSSFRQVLLGDMGAGKSSLVLRFVKGQFLEFQESTIGAAFFSQTLAVNDATVKFEIWDTAGQERYHSLAPMYYRGAAAAIIVYDITSLDSFTRAKKWVQELQKQGNPNMVMALAGNKADLEDKRKVTAEEARVYAEENGLFFMETSAKTASNVNDIFYEIAKRLPRAQPAQNPTGMVLVDRPAEGTRAASCCS